One region of Alosa sapidissima isolate fAloSap1 chromosome 1, fAloSap1.pri, whole genome shotgun sequence genomic DNA includes:
- the gab1 gene encoding GRB2-associated-binding protein 1 isoform X8, which translates to MNKWVRCICDICGFNPTDSDDPSKVAQQSGSAGVDVGLGSSLGPLGHSVLTSVPPPYQPVSVSHLESSSSLDEPQDYLWLVNCESKKPDTSSSVTPSPSPGPPLPPPPSPPEGDQEYLLLEECESRSSPLTSQSHGDCSKSTSSEPDCNDNLPLHRTPPTACSSAKHTSVNGFFPSHSHPSSASSAAALYDSPPSRHGPSLPPPTDPSSLYQLPRSRSQDTVMSVPAGRSASESESSELYVFNTPGRKPSLEAQLRNMTCYDIPPTPGSGCSSYLPWSMSSGGGSERGGGGGMEPLGGGEVVPPPRPPKPSLSSSMATMPAGGPPERSPTDTYAVPRSISETDGNYCVPTSAGNKALRSNTIGPMDTSRLRKDFGSQDCYDIPRPFASDKCGAFEFNESLSNYFKNKGMMPVSSASTEEVDENYVPMSANSPSHRRSGSLSEPIHEPNYVPMTPGTVEFSSLGKQVPPPAHMGFRSSPKTPPRRPMPLNECQPPPVDRQPPPVDRNLKPDRKGQSPKVLRAKPVGLERTDSQTIGEFPRRRKARPAPLEIKPLSELEEFTAPVRSPDTRTFARDLSRFPMPPRPSSVQSTASSTDSEECEENYVAMQTSSMSSDEPNLKLSAQMNADGGSSPMVPLKGDKQVEYLDLDLDPGKSTPPRKKKSNGTGAAVSDERVDYVVVDQQRTLALKSTREAWTDGRQSTETDTPIKGSK; encoded by the exons ACCCGTCGAAGGTGGCGCAGCAGTCGGGGAGCGCAGGGGTGGATGTGGGCCTGGGCTCGTCGCTGGGGCCTCTTGGCCACTCGGTCCTGACCAGCGTGCCCCCGCCTTACCAGCCCGTTAGCGTGAGCCACCTGGAGTCCTCGTCCAGCCTAGACGAGCCACAGGACTACCTCTGGCTGGTCAACTGTGAGAGCAAGAAGCCGGACACCAGCAG CTCAGTGACCCCCAGCCCTTCCCCCGGGCCtcccctgccccctcccccctctccacctGAGGGGGATCAGGAGTACCTGCTCCTAGAGGAGTGTGAGAGCAGGAGCTCGCCCCTCACCAGTCA GTCTCATGGCGACTGCTCTAAGTCCACGTCCTCAGAGCCCGACTGCAACGACAACCTGCCACTGCACCGCACGCCCCCGACCGCCTGCTCGTCGGCCAAGCACACGTCCGTCAACGGCTTCTTCCCTTCGCACTCGCACCCCTCATCGGCCTCGTCGGCCGCCGCCCTGTACGACTCGCCGCCCTCGCGCCACGGCCCCTCGCTGCCCCCGCCCACCGACCCCAGCAGCCTCTACCAGCTGCCGCGCAGCCGTTCGCAGGACACGGTCATGTCGGTGCCGGCCGGCCGCTCGGCCTCGGAGAGCGAGTCGTCCGAGCTGTACGTCTTCAACACGCCGGGCCGCAAACCCTCGCTAGAGGCGCAGCTGCGCAACATGACGTGCTACGACATCCCGCCCACCCCCGGCAGCGGCTGCTCGTCCTACCTGCCCTGGAGCATGAGCAGCGGCGGCGGCAGTGAGcgggggggaggtggagggatgGAGCCTCTCGGAGGAGGAGAAGTCGTGCCCCCGCCCCGCCCGCCCAAGCCCTCGCTCTCGTCGTCCATGGCCACGATGCCGGCCGGGGGGCCACCGGAGAGGTCGCCCACGGACACCTACGCCGTGCCACGCTCCATCTCGGAAACAGACGGGAACTACTGCGTGCCGACCAGTGCGGGGAACAAAGCGCTGCGCAGCAACACCATCGGCCCTATGGACACTTCGCGCCTCCGCAAAG ATTTTGGATCCCAGGACTGCTATGACATCCCAAGACCCTTTGCGTCAGACAAATGTGGCGCATTTGAATTCAACGAAAGTCTAAGCAATTATTTT AAAAACAAGGGTATGATGCCTGTGAGCAGCGCTTCCACGGAGGAAGTGGACGAAAATTACGTGCCCATGAGCGCCAACTCGCCCTCCCACCGGCGCTCGGGCAGCCTCTCCGAGCCCATCCATGAGCCCAACTACGTACCCATGACCCCGGGCACGGTGGAGTTCTCCTCCCTGGGCAAACAGGTGCCCCCGCCGGCCCACATGGGATTCCGCTCCAGCCCCAAGACGCCCCCACGGAGACCCATGCCATTGAACGAGTGCCAGCCGCCTCCCGTGGACCGCCAGCCGCCCCCCGTGGACCGCAACCTTAAGCCAGATCGCAAAG GTCAAAGCCCTAAGGTATTAAGAGCTAAGCCAGTCGGTCTTGAGCGAACCGACTCACAAACCATAGGTGAATTCCCAAGACGACGCAAGG CCAGACCGGCCCCTTTGGAGATTAAGCCCCTGTCGGAGTTGGAGGAGTTCACGGCGCCCGTCCGCTCACCGGACACCAGGACGTTCGCCAGGGA tctctccaGGTTTCCCATGCCTCCAAGACCCTCGTCGGTGCAAAGCACTGCCTCCAGCACCGATTCCGAGGAGTGTGAGGAGAATTATGTAGCCATGCAAACATCTAGTATGTCTTCAGACGAACCA AACCTTAAGCTGAGTGCTCAGATGAACGCAGATGGAGGCAGTAGTCCCATGGTGCCGCTTAAAGGAGATAAACAGGTGGAGTACCTGGACTTAGATCTGGACCCTGGCAAATCCACACCCCCACGGAAG AAAAAGAGCAACGGGACGGGAGCGGCTGTGTCAGACGAGCGTGTGGACTATGTGGTGGTGGACCAGCAGCGAACGCTAGCTCTCAAGAGCACTAGAGAGGCATGGACTGATGGCAGACAGTCCACTGAGACCGACACCCCGATCAAAGGATCTAAATAA